GAGACCCAGTGCCACGACCAACGACGTGGACAGGCCACATCCCGCGAGGGCGCACCCCCAGACGACGGCGCACACGAGCTGCACCAGTCCCGGGCGACGCATCCGTGTCACCACGCCAGACACGAGGCCCGCAGCGATGCCACCCAGGGCGATCGCCGAGAGAAACAGACCGAGGGTGCGTGGGTCGCCGTCGAAGCGCACAGCGTTGAGCATCGGAAAGATCGCCACCGGCATCGAGAGCGTCGTCGTCGCCAGATCGGTGAGCAACGCGCCACGCAGGACCGGCTGGCGCCAGGGAAACGACCACCCGCCGCGGCGAAGCCCCGGGCCGGAGGTCCTCTCGGGTGGCAGACGCGGGAGACGAGACGCCGCGACGAACGCCACCGTCAGCATGATGACCTGAGTGGCGTACGCCGCAGGCAAGGACGCTGCGACTACCAGGCCGCCGACCGCGGGCCCGATGAGCATCGACGCCTGAAAGGCGATGTTCTGCAGCGCGAGACCAGCCAGCACCTCGTCGCGGGGGAGCAGCCGGACCGGGAGGGTGCGCCGAGCAGGTGCGCCGAGCGCCCCGGCGCCGGCGCTCGCCGAGAGCAGCGCGAGGACCGGCCACGGCGACGTGCTGCTCGACGCCGCCTGGGCTGCGAGCCCCAGGGCAGCGACGGCCTGCGCCAGAGTGCTCAGCTGCACGATCGTGCGGCGGTCGTACCGGTCCGCGAGGCTGCCGCCGACGAGAGCGAGGCCGAGGGTGGGCACGCCTTGAGCCAGACCGATGGCGCCGGTCCACACCGGGCTCTCGGTGAGGTCCCAGATCTGTGACAGCGCGGCGAGCGCCGCGATCTGCCCCGCCAGGCTCGTCACGAGCGACGTGGCCCAGATCTCGCGGAAGGCCTGCGAGGTCCGCAGGGGACGGACGTCGGTGAGGTGTCCGCGCAGGCTCACGGCTGGCGTCGTATCGCGTCGTCGAGCCTCTCGGCCATGGTGCGGTGATCGAACCTGCGGGTCAGGCCCTCGGTCAGATGTGTCACGGCGCCGTCGAGCTCGTCGTCGAGACGCGCCACGACGGCGTCGGTCGCTCGCCACTCGGCCTCGAGGAGCGGGACGAGGGCCGTGGCGCGTTCCGTGAGCGCCACCACCTGGGTCCGTGCGTCAGGCCCGGGCTCCGCTGCGACGAGGTCGGCCTTCTTCATGGCGGTCACAGTCTGGCTCGTTGCGGAGTGCGTCGCTGCGAGCGAGCGAGCGAGGTCGGAGATCGTCATCGGCCCGTCGTGCGCCAGCCGGACGAGGGGGCGCACGAAGCGGGGCCGGATGCCGTCGGCTCCGTGGCGTGCGTAGAGCGCCTCGATCTGGGAGTTCATCTCGGTGAGGTGGGCGAAGAGAGCGTCCCACCGTCCTGGGGTGCGTGTCGGGTCGTCTGTCACGGCACGACTGTAACAGTGCTGTTATATCGAGTCCGCTGTGGCGTGTCCGCTCCGCTCCGCACCGGAGCGGCTGCGGGTGAGGGGCCTACGGGGCGGGCGGCGTGGTCGTCGACTCGCGCACGATGAGGTGGGTCGTGAGCTCGAGCCGCTGTGTGGCGAGCGGGGTGCCTTCGGCGAGCTGCAGGAGGACCTGGAGCGCGGTCGAGCCGATCTCGGCGAACGGTTGCCTCACGGTGGTCAGTCTCGGCGATGCGGAGGCGGCCTGGAGCGAGTCGTCGAATCCGACGACCGACAGCTCGTGGGGGATGGGGATGCCCCGCTTTCGGGCTGCCTCGAACACGCCGAGCGCTTCGAGGTCGTTCGCCGCGAAGATCGCGGTGGGCGGCTGGGGCAGGTCGAAGAGTCGTTCTGCCGCCCGCTCGCCGTCCTGGAACCGGAAGGCTCCGTGCTCTTCGTACTCGTCGACGGGCGTGATGTCGGCCTCGCGGATGGCGGCGTGGTAGCCGGCCAGCCGGGCGTGCGAGCACTCGCTCGCCGTGCCCTGGATGATCGCGATCCGGGTGTGCCCGAGGTCGATCAGGTGCTTGGTGGCGAGGTACCCGCCCGTGAAGTTGTTGACACCGACGGACGGCAGCGCGTCCGCTGGGGAGTTGATCGGGTCGATGACGACGATCGGCACTCCTGCTCGGGAGAACTGCTCGCGCTGGTCCTCGGGGAGCTGTGAGGTGACCAGGATGATGCCTGAGTGCTGGGTGTCGGTGACGCGGGCCACCCACGTGGCTCCGTCGATCTCCCGTGGGGTGATCTTCACGATGACATCGACGTCCAACGGCTCGGCCGCCTTGAGCACCCCGCGCATCGTCGCGAGGTTGTTGGTCGACTCCATGGAGTCGAAGCACAGCTCGATGACGCGCGGGAGGTCGCGGGGAGCCGTTCCGCGAGGCGAGTAGCCGTGCTCGTCGAGCAGGGCGAGGATCCGGGCGCGAGTCTTGGGGGCGACGTCGGTGCGACCTTTGACCACCTTGGAGACGGTCGGCACGGACACTCCCGCTGCGCGTGCGACGTCGCTGAGCGTCGCTCGTCTCGTGCTCTGTGCTGCTGGCATCCGTGCTCCCCTGGACGTGATCGGTGCGGTACTTCTCGGTCGAGTTCTCGGTCGCCCGTCGTTGCTCGATGCCTGGTGGTCGAGCGGGAACGTGTCTCCCGATGTGGTGGCACTCCTTGACGAGGTGCTTTCAGCCATCGTACAGTAAGCGAAAACTTGCGCAATGTTGAACCGATTATCTCGCTATATTGCGAATGATCGGCGGCGATGGGCGGGTCCCACAAGGATGTGAGGAGAAGCGAGCATGGACAAGAACGTGATCCGGACGATGAGCGCCGGTGTGGCCGTCGGAGCGATGCTGCTGGTGGCGGGGTGCAGCTCGTCTGACAGCTCGGACGAGGCTGCCACGAGCCCCGACACGACGACCGTGTGGACGACAGCCGGGACGGACGACGTGCTCGAGGCGTCCGCGACACGGTGGAACGCCGACCACCCTGACGGTCAGATCGACGTCCAGATCTTCGAGAACGACCCGTACAAGACGAAGCTGCGCACCGCCATCAGTGCAGGCCAGGGCCCGACAGTCTTCTCCGGCTGGGGCGGTGGCGGTCTGAAGACCTACGTAGACGCCGGCGAGGTCACCTCGCTGCAGAGCGCGTTCGACGCCGCGCCCGACCTGCTGGACCGGATCTTCCCGTCGGTCCTCGCTGGCGGCACCGTCGACGGCGAGATCTACGGCACGCCCTACAACGGTGTGCAGCCTGTCGTCATCTACTACAACAAGGACGTGTTCGAGCAGGCAGGCGTGGAGGTCCCCGCCACGTGGGACGACCTGCTCACCGCGGTCGGCGAGCTCAACGACGCCGGTGTCGCCCCCTTCTCCGTCGGTGGCGCGAGCAAGTGGCCCTACCTGATGTGGATCGCCTACCTGACCGACCGGATCGGCGGACCAGAGGTCTTCCAGAGCATCGTCGACGGTGAGGAAGACGCCTGGCTCGACCCCGCCGTCATCGAGGCGAACACCATGATCCAAGAGCTCGTGACAGCGGGCGGCTTCGTCGACGGGTTCTCCTCCGTCGACGCCAACCAGGGCGCCGCCGAGGCGCTCGTCTACACCGGCAAGGCCGCGATGCAGCTGCAGGGCGCGTGGGCCTACTCCGGGACCTACCTCACCGCGGCACCAGACTTCGTGGAGAGCGGCAGCCTCGGCTGGACGACGTTCCCCACCGTCGAGGGCGGCGCCGGCGACCCGGCCAACGTGACCGGCAACCTGTCGAGCTACTTCTCGATCTCCGAAGGAGCCTCGGAGGCGGGCACGGCGAACGCCACGGACTGGCTGCTCAACGGAGTGTTCGACGACACGTACGTCGACGAGCTCATGGCGACAGGCGCAGTTCCCCCGATCTCCGGCTTCGACGACAAGATCGCCGCGTCGTCGGCTCCCGAGTGGAACGCGTTCGTCTACACGACAGCCCAGGCCGCCGGCAGCTTCCAGCTGTCGTGGGACCAGGCGCTCGACGCGAACCAGGCAGAAGCGCTCCTGACCAACCTGGAGAAGGTCTTCCTCTTCCAGAGCACCCCCCAGGAGTTCTCTGACGCCATGAACACGGTGGCGCAGGAGGGATGACCACGACCCGCACCCGAGGGGCCGGAGCGACCAGCTTCGGCCCCTCGGCCCTCCTGGGAATTCCCGCGATGGCGTTCTTCGCGGTCTTCGCGATCCTGCCGCTCGGCGTAGCCCTCTACCTGAGCTTCACGCAGTGGAGCGGGCTCGGCTCTCCTGAGTGGGTAGGCCTGGAGAACTGGCGCACCCTGCTCACCGACAGCTCCACGGCGCACTCGCTCATGCTCACGATCCAGCTCATGGTCCTGACGTGGCTCGTCCAGACACCGATCTCGCTCCTGCTCGGCGTCTTCCTGGCCGGACGCCAGCGGTACCGCGAGATCCTCGCAGTCGTCTACTTCGTGCCGCTGCTCTTGTCCTCAGCGTCCATCGCGATCGCCTACCGGAACCTGCTCGACCCGAACTTCGGCGTCTTCTCCGGCGGCGGCCTCGGGTGGCTGAACCAGAACTGGCTCGGCGACCCCTCCCTGACCTTCTACGTCGTCGCGTTCATCATCGCGTGGCAGTTCGTTCCCTTCCACACGCTGCTCTACCAGGGCGGCGCACGACAGATCCCGCAGACCCTGTACGAGGCCGCGGCGATCGACGGAGCAGGCCGTGCACGTCAGTTCCGCAGCATCACGCTGCCGCAGCTGCGCTACACGATCGTGACGTCCTCGACGCTCATCCTCGTCGGAGCGCTCACCTACTTCGACGTCATCTTCATCCTCACCCAAGGCGGACCCGGCGATGCCACACGAATACTGCCGCTCGACATGTACCTGACCGGATTCGTCGCCAACAAGATGGGTCTCGCCAGCGCCATCGCGGTCGTCCTCGTCGTCCTCGGCATGGTGCTCTCGCTCACCATCTCCAAGGCCTCGGGATTCTCCAAGATGGAAAGCCAGCTGGACGGGGAGGCGTGACATGACCGCACACACAGCTCACGGACACGGACCGGCGAAGATCATCCGGTCCCGGCCCACCACCGCAGCACGACCGAACGTCCTCGGCGGGGCCGCAGCCTTCGTCTGGCTGCTGATCGTCTCGGTGCCGCTCTACTGGATCCTCATCACGAGCCTGCGCACCCAGCAAGGCTTCTTCGGCGAGAGCCCGCTGGCCTTCCCGACAGACCCGACGCTCGACAACTACCGCACGGTCCTGGCGAACGACTTCGGACGCTACCTGTCCAACTCGTTCATCGTGACCATCTCCGCCGTCGTCCTCGTCGTCGCGTCCGGCTACCTGTGCGCGTACACCGTCGCGCGCTCGCCCAACAAGAAGACCCGGACGATGTTCAACGTCATGCTCCTCGGCCTGGCGATCCCGCTGCAGGCGACGATCATCCCCATCTACCTGATGATCGTCAAAGCCGGCCTCTACGACAACCTGCTCGCGATCATCCTGCCGTCGGTCGCGTTCGCTCTGCCGATCACCGTCCTCATCCTCGTGAACTTCCTGCGGGACATCCCCGTCCAGCTCTACGAGGCGATGCGCATCGACGGGGCCTCCGAGTGGGAGGTGATGGTCAAGCTCGCCATCCCGCTCTCCAGACCAGCGATCGTCACCGTCGCCATCTACAGCGGGCTCAACATCTGGAACGGCTTCCTCTTTCCCC
This sequence is a window from Sanguibacter antarcticus. Protein-coding genes within it:
- a CDS encoding MFS transporter encodes the protein MSLRGHLTDVRPLRTSQAFREIWATSLVTSLAGQIAALAALSQIWDLTESPVWTGAIGLAQGVPTLGLALVGGSLADRYDRRTIVQLSTLAQAVAALGLAAQAASSSTSPWPVLALLSASAGAGALGAPARRTLPVRLLPRDEVLAGLALQNIAFQASMLIGPAVGGLVVAASLPAAYATQVIMLTVAFVAASRLPRLPPERTSGPGLRRGGWSFPWRQPVLRGALLTDLATTTLSMPVAIFPMLNAVRFDGDPRTLGLFLSAIALGGIAAGLVSGVVTRMRRPGLVQLVCAVVWGCALAGCGLSTSLVVALGLLVCAGAADTVGVVARGGLVQLVTPDEMRGRVSAVDHAVGVAGPEIGNMRGGLLAAVVGAPAAIVVGGLGAAVAAVSIGLTHRRTITYVTDTRVGT
- a CDS encoding MarR family winged helix-turn-helix transcriptional regulator; its protein translation is MTDDPTRTPGRWDALFAHLTEMNSQIEALYARHGADGIRPRFVRPLVRLAHDGPMTISDLARSLAATHSATSQTVTAMKKADLVAAEPGPDARTQVVALTERATALVPLLEAEWRATDAVVARLDDELDGAVTHLTEGLTRRFDHRTMAERLDDAIRRQP
- a CDS encoding LacI family DNA-binding transcriptional regulator, which translates into the protein MPAAQSTRRATLSDVARAAGVSVPTVSKVVKGRTDVAPKTRARILALLDEHGYSPRGTAPRDLPRVIELCFDSMESTNNLATMRGVLKAAEPLDVDVIVKITPREIDGATWVARVTDTQHSGIILVTSQLPEDQREQFSRAGVPIVVIDPINSPADALPSVGVNNFTGGYLATKHLIDLGHTRIAIIQGTASECSHARLAGYHAAIREADITPVDEYEEHGAFRFQDGERAAERLFDLPQPPTAIFAANDLEALGVFEAARKRGIPIPHELSVVGFDDSLQAASASPRLTTVRQPFAEIGSTALQVLLQLAEGTPLATQRLELTTHLIVRESTTTPPAP
- a CDS encoding ABC transporter substrate-binding protein, which encodes MDKNVIRTMSAGVAVGAMLLVAGCSSSDSSDEAATSPDTTTVWTTAGTDDVLEASATRWNADHPDGQIDVQIFENDPYKTKLRTAISAGQGPTVFSGWGGGGLKTYVDAGEVTSLQSAFDAAPDLLDRIFPSVLAGGTVDGEIYGTPYNGVQPVVIYYNKDVFEQAGVEVPATWDDLLTAVGELNDAGVAPFSVGGASKWPYLMWIAYLTDRIGGPEVFQSIVDGEEDAWLDPAVIEANTMIQELVTAGGFVDGFSSVDANQGAAEALVYTGKAAMQLQGAWAYSGTYLTAAPDFVESGSLGWTTFPTVEGGAGDPANVTGNLSSYFSISEGASEAGTANATDWLLNGVFDDTYVDELMATGAVPPISGFDDKIAASSAPEWNAFVYTTAQAAGSFQLSWDQALDANQAEALLTNLEKVFLFQSTPQEFSDAMNTVAQEG
- a CDS encoding carbohydrate ABC transporter permease gives rise to the protein MTTTRTRGAGATSFGPSALLGIPAMAFFAVFAILPLGVALYLSFTQWSGLGSPEWVGLENWRTLLTDSSTAHSLMLTIQLMVLTWLVQTPISLLLGVFLAGRQRYREILAVVYFVPLLLSSASIAIAYRNLLDPNFGVFSGGGLGWLNQNWLGDPSLTFYVVAFIIAWQFVPFHTLLYQGGARQIPQTLYEAAAIDGAGRARQFRSITLPQLRYTIVTSSTLILVGALTYFDVIFILTQGGPGDATRILPLDMYLTGFVANKMGLASAIAVVLVVLGMVLSLTISKASGFSKMESQLDGEA
- a CDS encoding carbohydrate ABC transporter permease, coding for MTAHTAHGHGPAKIIRSRPTTAARPNVLGGAAAFVWLLIVSVPLYWILITSLRTQQGFFGESPLAFPTDPTLDNYRTVLANDFGRYLSNSFIVTISAVVLVVASGYLCAYTVARSPNKKTRTMFNVMLLGLAIPLQATIIPIYLMIVKAGLYDNLLAIILPSVAFALPITVLILVNFLRDIPVQLYEAMRIDGASEWEVMVKLAIPLSRPAIVTVAIYSGLNIWNGFLFPLVLTQSPETRVLPLALTSYQGMFTINVPAIIAAVVLSSLPVIALYILGRRQLLAGMTAGFGK